A region of the Candidatus Binatus sp. genome:
CGCCTGCTGACCCTCATCGAGCATCGCCGCGAAGAGGTGCCACACGTGCACCATGTTCTCCCACGGCTGGAGCGTCACTTTCACGCCGGCTTTGCGCGCGCGCTCGGCGATTCGCGTCGAGTCATCCATCAATGTTTCTGCAGTGCCGACCTGGATCAGCAGCGGCGGCAGGCCTGTGAGATCAGCATAGAGCGGCGCCGCGAGCGGTGAGCGCGCATCCTTGCCGCCGAGATAGAGCTTCGCCATATCGAGCAGCCCCGCGCGCTGAACCATCGGATCGATCGACGCCTTGGTCTGCATCGATTCGCCGATACCTTCGAGATCGACCCACGGCGAGAGTCCGACGCCCGCGGCCGGCGATGGCAGCTTCGCGTCGCGAATCGCAACCAGCGTCGCGATCGCGAGCCCGCCGCCCGCGGAATCGCCTGCGACCGCGGTCCGCGCCGGCTTCAGCCCCGTCGAAAGCATCCAGCGGTACGCCGCGACGCTGTCGTCCACGGCCGCCGGGAACGGATGCTCCGGCGCGAGCCGGTAATCAATCACGAGCACGCGCGCCTTCGCGGCGCGCGAGAGCCGGCCCGCCAGCGAGCGATGTGTATTGATCGATCCGATCACGTAGCCGCCGCCATGTAGATAAAGTATCGAGCGGCCCGCGTCGGCGCCGGGCGCGGCGATCCATTCCGCCTTGATACCGCCGGCGTTCACCGGTTCGACCTTCACGTCCGCATCGACCGGAAAAGTGCCGGCCATCTTTTCGAAACCCTCGCGCGGTTCCGCCAGCGATGGGCTTGCCAAGATCGGTTGCGCCTTCAGCATCTGAACAATTTGATCAAGCTGTTGCTGCGACATTCGATTTACCTCCTGAGTTATTAGCGCTTACCATTCCGGACCTTCGCCGGAAAGAGACGGCATCCCCGAATGCGCCCACAGCCCGCCGTCGGCGACGAAAAACGCGCCGGTGACGAACGACGCTTCATCGGACGCGAGGAACAACACCACGTTGGCGATTTCCTGCGGCTCGCCGAGACGACCCATCGGAATCGCCTCGCGGATGCGCCCGACGATATCGGGCCGCGCATCCTCCATCCTGAGCAGCGGCGGCGTGCCGATCGGCCCGGGGCATACCGCGTTGCATCGAATCCCCTTGCGCGCGTATTCGATTCCCGTCACCCGCGTGATATTGACGACGCCCGCCTTGACCGCGTTGTACGCGCCCAGTGTGTAGTCGCCCGCGAGTCCCGACACCGACGCCGTGTTGACGATCGCGCCCTTGCCCTGCGGCAGCATCACCTGTAGCGCGCACTTGGTCCCATACCAGTACGCGGTCAGCCCGACGTCGAGCGTCTTCTGCCATCCTTCCAGCGTGATATCCGCGATTCGGCCGACGGTCGTGAAGACCGCGTTGTTGTGCAGGATATCGAGGCGGCCGAACTTGTCGGTGGCGAACTTGATCATCCGCTCGATCTCGGCGGTCGCGCCGACGTCGGCGCCAAGAAATTCCGCGGTGCCGCCAGCTTTGCGAATCTCCGCGACGACGCGATTCCCGCCGTCTTCGTTCATATCGACCACCACCACCGCGGCGCCCTCGCGCGCGAAAGTCTTGGCGGTCGCCTCGCCGATTCCCGATCCCGAGCCGGTGATCAATGCGATCTTGTCTTTGAGCCGCATGGTTGTTCTCCGCGTTTTTCGGCGCAATCCGTCGTATGACTCGGCGAGTATAGCGCCGCTTCTATCGAACCGGCAAAGACACGATGAGCGTTGATTTCTTCGCGAAGATGTTCAGCCACGGGCTCGATCGCGCGCATAATTGTATATGGCTACCGGCTACCGGATGCTCGCCGATACGGTCGTGATCGTGCACGCCGCCTACGTAGCGTTCGTACTATTCGGACTGATCGCGATTCTCGCCGGGGCCGCATTGCGATGGCGCAAGGCCGGAGACTACTGCAATTGGACGCGCAACTTCACCTTCAGGATCGTGCATCTCGCGGCGATCGCGCTGGTATGCGTCGAGGCGTTTACCGGCGTGATGTGCCCGCTGACGACGATCGAAGATTGGCTGCGCCGACAGGCTGGTAGCGCCGAGTATCCGGGCGACTTCCTCGGCTACTGGGCGCATCGATTGATCTTCTACGACTTCCCGCCCGCGACGTTCACCGCGATTTACATCGCCTTCGCGATTCTGGTCGTCGTCACCTTCGTACTGATGCCACCTGAGTGGCCTGCAAGCCGCCGAAAGAGTTTGTCAATCGCTCGCTGAAAAGAGCGCCGGATCTGGATGGCCGGTAAACGCAATGCTATTTCATGCGTACCGAGGTGAGCGTGGCAAGTCTCTTCCTCGATTTTGCGACCGCTCGTGCTAACGGCGATGATTCTACTTTGGCTGGAACTGTTCCCGTCCTTTTGCGATCGCGCTTAGCGACCGTATTTACTTCTGCGCTCGTACTACGTCGAGCCACGGCGAGGCGCTTGGGGGCGCTCATTAGCCAGCCGTCCTCCAGAATCGCGACGAGTTCGTCCCAATCCACTTCGACATCGAGGCGCACCCCGAGCCATCCTTTGTGACCGACATAAGGCGGCTTGAAGAAGCGCTTCGAATCGGAGGCGACCAGGATTTCCTGCACCATCGGCGGCGCCTTGCACCATACTGCGACGCGGCCCGTGCCGTGATGATTGTTGTCGGTCATCGCGAACATCTTGCCGGCGACGCGGAACGTGCATTCGCCCCACGCTTCCTGCTCGATCGTTTCGGGGAGCGCGAGGCAAATCTCGCGCAGACGCTTTACCGGTCCGTTGGGATCGTAATCCATGTGTGGATGCGCCATCGGAATCTCCGCGGACTGCCAGTTCAATTCAGCCGGATTTCGTACGACTCAATCGTAAGTGCGCCGCTGGCGATGGTAAGGCAAACGGGCCGAGGCTCTTTCGAACCCCGGCCCGTTCTTCAGGTCGGTTTAGCTAACAGCGGCTCATGGCACTGGCGGGAGCGCGAAGTAGATGATGCCCGCGCCGTTCTTGCACGAGGTGGTACTCGTGGTCCCGGTGCATTGACCCGCCAGCAGTGCCGT
Encoded here:
- a CDS encoding SDR family NAD(P)-dependent oxidoreductase, coding for MRLKDKIALITGSGSGIGEATAKTFAREGAAVVVVDMNEDGGNRVVAEIRKAGGTAEFLGADVGATAEIERMIKFATDKFGRLDILHNNAVFTTVGRIADITLEGWQKTLDVGLTAYWYGTKCALQVMLPQGKGAIVNTASVSGLAGDYTLGAYNAVKAGVVNITRVTGIEYARKGIRCNAVCPGPIGTPPLLRMEDARPDIVGRIREAIPMGRLGEPQEIANVVLFLASDEASFVTGAFFVADGGLWAHSGMPSLSGEGPEW
- a CDS encoding alpha/beta hydrolase; translation: MSQQQLDQIVQMLKAQPILASPSLAEPREGFEKMAGTFPVDADVKVEPVNAGGIKAEWIAAPGADAGRSILYLHGGGYVIGSINTHRSLAGRLSRAAKARVLVIDYRLAPEHPFPAAVDDSVAAYRWMLSTGLKPARTAVAGDSAGGGLAIATLVAIRDAKLPSPAAGVGLSPWVDLEGIGESMQTKASIDPMVQRAGLLDMAKLYLGGKDARSPLAAPLYADLTGLPPLLIQVGTAETLMDDSTRIAERARKAGVKVTLQPWENMVHVWHLFAAMLDEGQQAIEKVGEFVRANAA
- a CDS encoding MmcQ/YjbR family DNA-binding protein — translated: MAHPHMDYDPNGPVKRLREICLALPETIEQEAWGECTFRVAGKMFAMTDNNHHGTGRVAVWCKAPPMVQEILVASDSKRFFKPPYVGHKGWLGVRLDVEVDWDELVAILEDGWLMSAPKRLAVARRSTSAEVNTVAKRDRKRTGTVPAKVESSPLARAVAKSRKRLATLTSVRMK
- a CDS encoding DUF2784 domain-containing protein, which codes for MATGYRMLADTVVIVHAAYVAFVLFGLIAILAGAALRWRKAGDYCNWTRNFTFRIVHLAAIALVCVEAFTGVMCPLTTIEDWLRRQAGSAEYPGDFLGYWAHRLIFYDFPPATFTAIYIAFAILVVVTFVLMPPEWPASRRKSLSIAR